A portion of the Nomia melanderi isolate GNS246 chromosome 2, iyNomMela1, whole genome shotgun sequence genome contains these proteins:
- the ND-19 gene encoding NADH dehydrogenase [ubiquinone] 1 alpha subcomplex subunit 8, translating to MVVPKDYTFPSDEELTVEEINISYPALHAASFYVGKKCELDNNEFTLCKQETKDPRKCLKEGRNVTACAMGVFKGLKEHCMQEFNQYKYCLEQSSSRLELHHCRKTQGVLDECVLKNLKIERPYFGYFCEAKVHDTKRPKPEPYRPTYTDGVAEPNLPDHLDEPKFGFRNAWA from the exons ATGGTCGTCCCAAAAGATTATACATTCCCGTCAGATGAGGAATTGACTGTCGAGGAAATAAATATTAGCTATCCAGCTCTGCACGCTGCATCCTTTTACGTTGGCAAGAAATGTGAACTCGATAATAAT GAATTTACGCTATGTAAACAAGAAACAAAGGACCCAAGGAAATGCCTTAAGGAAGGAAGAAATGTGACCGCTTGTGCAATGGGGGTGTTTAAAGGCCTCAAGGAACATTGTATGCAGGAATTTAATCAGTATAAGTATTGTCTCGAACAATCTTCTAGCAGGCTGGAACTTCATCA CTGTCGAAAAACACAAGGGGTGTTAGATGAATGCGTtctaaagaatttgaaaatagaaCGACCATATTTCGGATATTTCTGCGAAGCCAAAGTTCACGACACCAAGAGACCAAAGCCAGAACCATATAGACCGACATATACAGATGGTGTTGCTGAACCAAATTTACCCGACCATCTTGACGAGCCAAAGTTCGGTTTCAGAAACGCATGGGCCTAA
- the LOC116433045 gene encoding CXXC-type zinc finger protein 1: MADKRQQNLSKEEIAKQFMLPERKSKIATLLKQDGQAYCICRSSDSSRFMIGCDACEEWYHGDCINITEKDAKHIKQFFCIRCREEDPTLVTRYKPRKTEQEDRKYKKHKEKERAHRYEYDAPWDPTLVKKSSKRCGQCTGCIRTENCGKCDACRHLKKFGPSVRLKLRCIQRTCRVLGDPLKPSKSFNKSSKFIKKRKRDSSNERNEYLEVPRHCYGPACTKQSRTGSKYCSDECGLKLATNRIYQVLPQRIQEWSLTPCIAEQNNRRALESVRRQQYDVRRILQELDKRHTELDKIVERAKHATIDPQAEVDDNDDTEMSMYCITCGHEIHSRTAIKHMEKCFNKYESQASFGSIFKTRIEGQVMFCDFYNPANRTYCKRLRVLCPEHCKDPKISETEVCGCPLVTNVFDTTGEFCRAPKKSCVKHYVWEKLRRAEIDMERVRQWLKIDELVEQERQIRANMATRAGVLALMLHSTYNHELMEQMTQEQNREQLEAMEEELQRRYGMLQKEQSAVQ; the protein is encoded by the exons ATGGCTGATAAAAGGCAACAAAACTTATCG AAGGAGGAAATAGCCAAACAGTTTATGTTACCGGAGAGAAAGAGCAAAATTGCTACTTTATTGAAACAAGATGGTCAAGCTTACTGTATCTGTAGGAGTTCCGATAGTTCCCGTTTCATGAT agGTTGCGATGCCTGCGAAGAATGGTACCATGGCGACTGTATAAATATTACGGAGAAGGATGCCAAGCACATAAAGCAATTCTTTTGTATT CGCTGCAGAGAAGAAGATCCTACCCTGGTGACTCGTTACAAACCACGCAAGACAGAGCAAGAAGATCGCAAATATAAGAAGCACAAAGAGAAAGAACGAGCTCACAGGTACGAGTATGATGCACCCTGGGACCCAACTTTAGTAAAAAAATCGTCGAAACGTTGCGGACAATGCACAGGCTGTATAAGAACCGAAAACTGTGGGAAATGCGACGCGTGCAG ACATTTGAAGAAATTCGGGCCCTCGGTACGGTTAAAGCTTAGATGCATACAAAGAACTTGCAGAGTGTTGGGCGATCCGTTGAAACCGTcgaaaagtttcaataaaagttCGAAATTCATCAAGAAACGCAAGAGGGATTCGAGCAACGAAAGGAACGAATACCTCGAAGTGCCAAGACACTGTTACGGTCCAGCCTGCACAAAACAGTCGCGTACCGGTAGCAAGTACTGCTCCGACGAGTGTGGATTAAAACTGGCAACTAACAGGATCTACCAAGTGCTGCCGCAACGGATACAGGAATGGTCGTTGACACCGTGCATCGCGGAACAGAACAACCGAAGAGCGCTGGAGTCTGTCAGGAGGCAGCAATACGACGTCAGACGGATACTCCAGGAACTGGACAAAAGACACACCGAGTTGGACAAGATCGTGGAGCGGGCTAAACACGCGACTATAGACCCACAAGCGGAAGTggacgacaacgacgacacCGAGATGAGCATGTACTGTATCACTTGCGGGCACGAGATCCATTCCAGGACCGCCATCAAACACATGGAGAAATGTTTCAACAAG TACGAGTCTCAAGCGTCGTTCGGTTCCATCTTCAAGACGCGCATCGAGGGACAAGTGATGTTTTGCGATTTCTACAATCCCGCGAATCGAACCTACTGCAAAAGGTTGCGGGTACTGTGCCCGGAGCATTGCAAGGATCCGAAGATCAGCGAGACAGAGGTTTGCGGGTGTCCCCTGGTCACCAATGTGTTCGACACCACCGGAGAATTCTGTCGTGCCCCGAAGAAGAGTTGCGTGAAACATTATGTCTGGGAGAAACTGCGCAGAGCAGAGATCGACATGGAAAGAGTGAGACAGTGGTTGAAGATAGACGAGTTGGTGGAACAGGAAAGACAGATCCGAGCGAACATGGCTACGCGTGCCGGGGTTCTGGCGCTGATGCTGCACTCCACGTACAATCACGAGCTAATGGAACAGATGACGCAAGAACAGAACAGGGAACAGTTGGAAGCAATGGAGGAAGAACTTCAGCGTAGGTATGGTATGCTGCAGAAAGAACAATCCGCGGTGCAATGA